The following are encoded together in the Lactuca sativa cultivar Salinas chromosome 1, Lsat_Salinas_v11, whole genome shotgun sequence genome:
- the LOC111907699 gene encoding uncharacterized protein LOC111907699 produces MVDPNDPPKRNGKNDSINFDNPLYIHPSDNATTSIVTIKLTGNENFRLWRSSMCRALRPRLCAEWDETEQNKPPGHKIDFRFRSSLGNKIARRKQNSKSPPFTGDAASRLHSPATQQVASILRRLHSRSTSFSDDLQSSPAASRYGIKGRTTIASTISSSIPFFGQSNVRTKTDIAWEHVTQVVDEKGKKAWICNFCQKVIGGGGINRVKKHLAGIKGEVAACPKVSPEVRFTMQGKLKETAQKEKEKRTTSVTILDDDEEMEEIEMSTVKKGKRKSTSNLHPFFTKGINDPSQPTIKSAMQSKAKIHDVDLAIAMWFYDACIPMNACSSPFFQLMVDKIASIGYGYKAPNYHALRVNLLTDAKKSVSLIIDSLRSQWVDTGCTIMSDGWRDVSQRHLINFLVYCPKGISFLKSVDASDIESNATNLCNLFAEIVEMVGEKNVVQMVTDNAANYKLAGTKLCERYPSITWSPCAAHCLNLVLKDLSELDNVKSLVNLASRVTIFVYNHKWPLNWLRKRPGWKEIIRPGATRFGTVFIALQSLYDHKEDLQAMVISNEFKKMLKVGNAVECKQIVLNEIFWKNCLITVKVMTPLLKLLRLCDSDEKPAIGYVYEGMRRARRGIKELFKKKKELYRPYTNIIDSRWDRMLRKSIYCAAYWLNPVFQYDHANLCKKNEVFQGVLEMVEKTFKGDDVLNITLNLGRFRDAEGTFGRSSAVASRNLTRPDEWWKLFGGDIPVLQKFAIRISSQTASSSGCERNWSVFERIHTKRRNTLEHQRLNDLVFVHYNLRLQNRLKVDMRSYDPVDYENIDKTGFWVVEEEREGELNYDDLENMLDEQEHEPASESQGDHVDHEVDSEFQLLSDREIDAYNTQISQDP; encoded by the exons CCTCCAGGCCACAAAATAGACTTCCGTTTTCGTTCTTCTCTGGGAAACAAAATAGCACGTCGCAAACAAAATAGCAAGTCGCCTCCATTCACCGGCGACGCAGCAAGTCGCCTCCATTCTCCGGCGACGCAGCAAGTCGCCTCCATTCTCCGGCGACTTCATTCTCGATCGACTTCATTCTCCGACGACTTGCAATCTTCTCCAGCCGCCTCCAG ATATGGAATCAAGGGAAGAACAACCATCGCAAGCACAATCTCAAGCTCAATCCCATTCTTCGGTCAATCAAATGTACGAACAAAGACGGATATAGCATGGGAACATGTTACTCAAGTCGTTGATGAGAAGGGGAAAAAGGCATGGATATGTAACTTTTGTCAAAAAGTTATAGGTGGTGGTGGAATAAACAGGGTTAAGAAACATCTTGCTGGTATTAAAGGTGAGGTAGCAGCATGTCCAAAAGTTAGTCCAGAAGTGCGGTTTACAATGCAAGGAAAGTTGAAAGAGACTgcccaaaaagaaaaagaaaaacgcACCACTAGTGTTACTATCTTggatgatgatgaagagatggAGGAAATAGAAATGTCAACTGTGAAAAAGGGTAAAAGGAAATCTACTTCAAACTTGCATCCATTTTTTACAAAAGGTATAAATGATCCTTCCCAACCCACTATTAAATCTGCAATGCAAAGTAAGGCAAAAATACATGATGTGGATTTAGCTATTGCTATGTGGTTTTATGATGCATGTATACCTATGAATGCTTGCAGCTCTCCTTTTTTTCAACTTATGGTAGATAAAATAGCAAGTATTGGTTATGGGTACAAAGCACCTAATTATCATGCTCTGAGGGTTAATTTATTGACAGATGCAAAAAAGTCAGTTTCATTGATAATTGATTCGTTAAGAAGTCAATGGGTTGATACAGGTTGCACAATTATGAGTGATGGGTGGAGGGATGTTTCACAACGACATTTGATTAATTTCTTGGTTTATTGTCCGAAAGGGATATCATTTCTTAAATCTGTTGATGCATCTGACATAGAGAGCAATGCTACAAATTTGTGTAATTTGTTTGCTGAGATTGTTGAAATGGTAGGAGAAAAAAATGTGGTTCAAATGGTAACTGATAATGCTGCTAATTACAAGCTTGCTGGTACTAAGTTATGTGAAAGATATCCTTCTATTACTTGGTCTCCATGTGCAGCGCATTGTCTTAATCTTGTATTAAAGGATCTTTCAGAATTGGATAATGTGAAAAGTTTGGTCAATCTTGCATCGAGGGTTACTATTTTTGTTTATAATCATAAGTGGCCGTTGAATTGGTTAAGAAAAAGACCCGGTTGGAAAGAAATTATCCGTCCAGGTGCTACTCGGTTTGGTACCGTGTTCATAGCATTGCAAAGTTTGTATGACCATAAAGAAGATTTACAAGCAATGGTCATATCTAATGAGTTTAAGAAGATGTTGAAAGTGGGAAATGCGGTTGAATGTAAACAGATTGTCTTGAATGAAATCTTTTGGAAGAATTGTTTGATTACAGTGAAAGTAATGACTCCTTTGTTAAAGCTTTTGCGGTTGTGTGATTCGGATGAAAAACCTGCAATTGGTTATGTTTACGAGGGAATGCGTCGGGCAAGAAGAGGGATTAAGGAATtatttaagaagaagaaggaattaTATAGGCCTTACACTAACATAATTGATAGCCGTTGGGATAGGATGTTAAGAAAAAGTATTTATTGTGCGGCTTATTGGTTGAATCCTGTTTTCCAATATGATCATGCAAATCTTTGTAAGAAGAATGAGGTGTTTCAAGGCGTTCTTGAAATGGTTGAGAAGACTTTTAAAGGTGATGACGTGTTAAATATTACCTTGAATTTAGGGAGGTTTCGTGATGCTGAAGGTACCTTTGGTAGATCTAGTGCCGTTGCTTCTCGTAATCTTACTCGTCCAG ATGAGTGGTGGAAGTTATTTGGCGGAGATATTCCGGTTTTGCAAAAGTTTGCTATTAGAATATCAAGTCAAACGGCATCTTCTTCCGGTTGCGAACGTAACTGGAGTGTATTTGAAAGGATTCACACGAAACGGAGGAATACATTGGAACATCAAAGGCTAAATGATCTTGTATTTGTTCATTACAACTTGCGTTTACAAAATAG ATTGAAGGTTGATATGAGGTCTTACGATCCTGTTGACTATGAAAATATTGATAAGACGGGATTTTGGGTGGTTGAAGAAGAGCGGGAAGGAGAACTTAATTATGATGATTTGGAAAATATGCTTGATGAGCAAGAGCATGAACCGGCTTCTGAATCACAAGGTGACCATGTTGATCATGAAGTTGATAGTGAATTTCAGTTACTAAGTGACCGCGAGATCGATGCTTATAATACTCAAATTTCTCAAGATCCATGA